TTTCTAGACTGTGATGTTTCACCGGCATATAGTTTTACCGCTCTGGTCTGTCCTTTGGCATAGTCGTAGTTAAAGGAAATACTTAAACTACTAAAAATCTTTTAAGTTTTTTAGATTGTCTAAAAGAACCAAATTATATGTTTTTTTATTAATCGAGTTTAGGTTATAAGTAATTATTTTTTAATCAACTGCTTTAAATCTTGAGTTCAGGAAATTTTAAACCAAAAATGTCAGCGTGAATTTCAGATACTAATGTTATTTTTTCTAAAACTCAAATTCTCCAATCAGAATCTTACTGTCGTTTTCGCGTTTGTTTTCTTTCTGACTCTGAAAAACAGCAATTTTACGTTCTTGTCTTCCATCAGAATAGTACAGATATACTTCTGCCATCACTGTTGTTGGCCCGGAAAGTATATTCTGTCTCTCTCCAAAAAAATTGGTTTTAATTTTATATTTACCCTTTATGGCTTTTTTTAGTAAAAACTGTTCGGGGCCAAAACCCTGAGTGAAATCATTACTTAATCTTCCTCCAATTTCTGTAGATTTATGAGAGTATGAGCAATCTTCCCCTCTTGGATCTGTAACCCAAAGATCTATATCTGTATTATCTTTATTCCAGTTAATTACAACGCGAATGTCTACGGGTAAATTTGCTTTTAGACGATCATCTATTTTGCTCGCATCTACATTTTTGTTTTGGCTCAGAATATTATTAATTTCCATAATCAAAATCTCCTCTATACCGTTGTCTCTTACTGAAATTTCATCTGTATATTCCTGATAAAGCATCGATTTATAGACATTAAGAGCCTCTTGAGGTTTTTTATTATCAATCAGGGCCAATGCATAATCTCTGTGGCTTTGAGAATCGAAAGGTCTCCATTCCAGAATTTTCTGGGTAATCCATAATTCCTTTTCATAATTACCTCTCTGTTTTAGGAGATAATATATAGTCTTGTATAACTCTTCATTCTCCAGATCGAGCTCTGCTAATGTACTTAAAACCTTTAAAGAAAGCACTTTATCTCCTTTTTTGAATAGCAATTTAGAGACATCAAAATAATACGTTACCTGCTTTTCATATTTAGAACGATTTTCAAGATACTTCTGGTAGATTAATTCAGAGGACTGTAAATTCTGAAAATCTTTCATATACTCTTCGTTGCTTTCTACCTCTACCAAAGTTATTTTACCTTGTGGTTTTGTTACCCCGCCAAGCACTGCATTATCAGCACTTGAAATATTGTAAACAGCATTTTCTTGTAATTGATCTTTATTTGCTGATTCTGCTAATGATTGATTAGAAATTTTAGGGTATTGTTTTTTTTCGGAAGGTTTAAACTCAGTATTATACCAAGTTACCAGTTCACGGGTTATATCGAAAGATTTGGATAAAAGGTTTTTTCTTTTTTCTAAAATTTCTTTTTTGTTTCTTGAAACAATTTTATTGTATTGAGATAATAACTCCTGAGGTGGTGTAATTCCGTAACGCACATAATCATTGATGTCATCCAATACAATAAGACTGGTGTTTTTACTCACCACTCCAAACTGTTCGCTCAAATTTCTGATTTCATCACGGTTTTGAGTCGAATTGAGTTCAAGATCATTGATTTTCCTTTGTGCCCAAAATTGCGCAATTGGCCAGTTATCTACTTCTACAGCGGTATTAAAATCTACAGGCACTTCATAGTTTTTATTCCCTACGGAAAAAACAGCAGTTAGTTTACCCAAATTTGGAGCTGAAATTCCAAATATATTTATTGGTTCATTTATTGCAGTTCCCACATTAGGAAATAGTTCCTGAATATCGGCACTTTCTTTAAATCCTAAAAATTTAACAGGCAGTTTATTGTATGTTTTTATAGCAGACTCGGTGTCTAATTCATTAAGATTGATAAAATTTCCTCCTGATTGGAATGCTAAAAGCTTTAGGAGGTTAAAATCAGAAGTAGGCGTACTTACGATACTATTTAGAGGTTTTTTGAATTTTAAAGTCAGATCACCAAAATTTGAAATTCCATCAGAAAATAAAAGATATTCTTCTACTTCCGGAATTTCTTTTAATGCACCAAAATCGGTTCCACCATCATATTTCAAGTCAACAATTCTATTTTTTAATGCACTCCAGTTTCCACCGGAAACCGTAAATTCTTCTGTCTTCTCCAGAACATTATTTAAAAGGATAAAGGATACTGAAATATCTGTGTTACTGGAAAAATAGGCATTAAGAAAGTCAAGCTCTTTTTGGCGGTTTCTTTTCGATCCGCTGAATGAATTGTCCCAAATAATAGCAATCCTATTAGTTTTTGGCTTTTCCTTTACAGGGAAATCCATCGAAACACTCGCTGCAAAATAAAATTTATCACCAGCACTTTTCTGCAGCAAAATATTTGACGACTGATTTACTTTTGGTATTGTTATTTTAAGATTTTCATTTGGTGTAAAATTTTCTTTGCTAATCTCAGCAATCCATTGATTTCCTTGTTTCTGAAAAGCAAAACTTCCATCTGGATTTTCAGTAATTTTGGGAATTATAAGACTTTCATTAATTAGAACTTTCAGATTAAATTTTGGAATACTAGCCGTTCCATTAGCAAAAGTTAAAAGATATTGATAGTCAGAAGCAAGATTTTTTAGTTCCTGATGATACGTAATTTTAATCGTTCTGCTGCCTCTTGCGGGAATCGGATAAATTCTTGTTCGAAAATTATTCCCATCTACTTTTTCAATAATTCCCGGATCTATATTTCTCTTTTCTATACTTTCAAATACTTCCTTAGCTCGTTCTTTGGGAACAGGAACTGCATCTCTTAACTTTCCGTTGATATCTAAAGCGTAGCCACTTATGCTTACTCCTTCAGGTAATGGAATAGTAAGTTTTCCTTCTAAAATTCTGTCGCCCGGATTATAAAATGTGTAAATGGCTGTTGTTGTGGCAAGATTTCCCAAAATCTTCGTCTCAATTTTTGCTTCCTGCATGATAACTGGATGTTTTTTTTGATTTTCTACGTCCAGAGTTGGGATTTGAGAGAAAACGACACTAAATACCATTAATGCACATATAGTAAAAACTTTATTCATATTAAAAAAGTGATTTTTATTTCGTTACAAAAGAGAAAAACTAATAGATTCTTAAGAGGCTCTAATTAGAAAGTACGAATATGCTTAGCGACAATTCCAAAATTAAAACCTTGTACCTCATCTACTCCACTGAAATTGACTGCGATTAACTGACCACACTCATTAAATACCGGTGCGCCACTGGCACCATGTGTAGAAGTGATACTGTATTGAATTTTATTCCCGTCTGATTCTTTACTTATTTTACCATCATAAAGCTGCACTTTTATACCTGAATTTGTCTTTGCCAAATCCATTCCCAAAGGATAGCCAACCATTATTGCTTTTTGTCCGGGAGTTAAAGAGGCATCATTCTCAACTGCATTGTCAAGATTGATGATGTTAGCAACACTTCCCGGTGTTGCATGATCTGTTAATCGTAAAATCCCTAAATCAACATTTGTATCTTCTGAAATTTTTTCAATCTCGCAACTAAGCCATTGGTCATCTGAATCATGAAGTGCAACCGCAATATAGATAGTTTTTACATATACCTCAATATCTTCCTTAGATACATATTTTTTAACCGGAATAGCAACTGCAATATCTATTGTTGCTTTGGTTGTATCTGCTTCTGTATCATTTGAACTGACAAATTCTTCACCCGCTGGCTCTTCACTGGTTTCTTCGCCTTCATCTTCATAATCCCCTTCGCCTTCACTTTCGTCATAATAAGATGCAACTTGCCAGTTTCTTTCAATAAAACTTTGATACTCATCTTCTGAAATATCAGTAGTAAGAATTGAAGCAATTTTCAATTTTAGATTTCTTAACGCAGTATTTGTTTTTTCCTTTTCTTCATCTGATGAGTTCCATGGCTGTAAAACATGGCTATTGGTCAATATTTTTCCGTCTCTGTCTACGAAAAAACCTGTTCCAAAAACAGTTTCTTCTTTTGCATCCTGAGTAGTAAGCTGAATTTCTTTTCCCTTTATTTTTGCAAAATAACCATAGCTGTGTCTTATCAATACAACTGCGTCTTTGTATGCGTTATAGACTTTTGTATCTGAATCTAAACAAATAGCTGCAGGTGGCGTTTTAAAATATTTAAAGCCAAAAAAAGTTACTGTTGAGAGAATGATTACAGTAAAGAAGATAATTTTGTAAGGTTTTCTTTTTGTATTGTTAATGTCATGCAAATAATTATTGATTCCGATTTTTCTAATTTTCATTTGTAAATAAGTTGTTTTAAAAATAATTCAAGTTGCTAGTTAATTGATTTGTTTAATTACAGTCCAAACAAAAACAGAGTTAACTTTATTAGAAAACCTTCAAGTATAACTTTATATAAAAAGGTATTAATTTGCAAATTAATTTCCATCAAGATATTTATAACAATTAAGACTCATTAATATTAGTCTAATATTTTGACTAAAGCTTAATAAATTACACAATGCTAATTTAATTCGGAATCCTAACAAAATAGAGCTTCGATAAGCCAAAAAAAAAGCACAATTAGGCATATTTTTAAATCACAACCCACACAATGATTTAACAAAAAAACATCTATTGTATCAAATTTTAAAAAAAGTTCAATTAAATGTTATATCGAGAGCTCAATGTGTTAATTTTTACAGAAACCCATTTTAACTTTTTCAACAATTGAAATACTTATTTCTTTTTTCTAAATATTAAATAGATGGAAAATTTAAATTTTAGAAATAACTCGTAAATAAGAATACAAATGGCGCTTCGTCGCCTTTACCTGATGTAAACTAACTTGGCTGATATTTGTTCCGTCATTCCTAACAATTGCGAAGTCATCCAGAGAATCAAGTTGCAACTCGAGATCATCTACGTTAGCTTTATTTAGTATTATATGATAAAGTGCAATCTTGCCTTGATAAATAAACCCACTCCGTGTATCAGCCGCAGAGTCTATATCGTTAGGATTGATTAATGGCATATTTTTTCTTTTGAGTTATTTTGTCCAACTTTAATCTATTTTTCAGCTTAAAGTTTTTTTTTGAGAACAAATTATTAGAATATAGCAGTTAGTAGAATTTTGTGAACTTCAAAGTAAGAGTTTTAAATAAATTAAAAATGTCGTTTCCCTTTAGAAATGGAAATAAAATCTTTCTATGCCGTGGGAACTATTATATTTATTCAGCTACGCATTTTTGCAGAAAGAAAGTTTATAAAGTTAAGTCTATCAGAAACTTGTAAGACATAAATCAATTAAGCCAAGCCAAATTGATTTCATGTTCATCTAGATATTTTTTTCCATGTTTAAATTGAAAAAGAAATTCAATTCAAGTAAAATTGAATTGAATTTCTTTTAGTCAAGAAGAGTTTGGATAAATTAATTGAAGTTAAAAACCTCCCAATCAGTTTCTGTGGCTAATTCAATAACTTTATGAATTTAGAACGTCTCAACCAAAGAAAGTGCGTAGTCCCGATCGATGGGTAACATATCTGGTTTTATAACTTCTTCAAGATATTGTTCAGGATTCCATAATTTACGTACTGATACAGGATGTGTATGTTCAATACTTTATAGTATATTCTCGAACTTCCTGTTTGCTATTTCAATGAATTCCTTACGATCTATTCCGGCCAATGGAGGGTGGTAATTTTAATTGTAGGTTTCTTTTCCACGGGTTTAATATTTTAATTTTTAATTGCTGTTTCCTCTATTTCAGCCAGACGGTAGTCATAACCACCACTTTGGTGGCTATCTACATCAGCAAAAACTGCTTTAAAAATATCCAGTTTAAACTCGTCATCAAATAAAAAACCTTTCTCATCTTCCTCGCCCGAGATATACATAGCCACTTCTTCGATACTAACTTTATGCATGTTATCGAACAACAATTTTGATAATTCCAGTGCCTCTGGATTTGCTTCAGCAACCAAGTCCATTTTTCACATCCTCCTAGCCTGGCAATGATATGCTGTGCATTCAATTAGTGTGAAATGGTTTTCATGGATCTCGAAGTCAGTGACCAGCGCGTCAACATCGAAAAATTTTGGCGAATACTCGAAGAGGTTGTCCTCTAAAGAAGAATCGAAATAAGGTTTTTGTGTTTTAAAATCTTTGTGCAGATTTTTTGCATGAAGTTTGAAGTACTCAATAGTTTTTAATACATTCCTTTAGTACCAACTTAATTATCCCGGATATTGCGTTCGTAATCTTTATTTGGATAATAAGCAGCTAGGTTAGCATTATTAAACTATTGGCTGATGAAATCCTTGCATGAACGAGCAAGCTTGCCTATAAGCATATACAATATTAGCAATAAAAATTTAAATTACCAAACTTATTGCACTGACTTATAACTACATGACTATTAACTAAATATTTATATTTCACTATTCTATTTAGTTGGATTACACAGCAACAGCATAAGAATTGAGGAATTTCGGATTTTAAGGATAGCCAAATTAAATACAAAGAAGAGGTATAAATATCATTGGCGATAACAATGCTGAAACAACAATTCTCTCGAAAGCATTGTCACTGTGTATTGAAAAATGAAACTTCAAAAATAATTGAAATTGATTATTTTAATAAAAACCACCTTATGATGTTTAATTTAAAACTTTATTTTTTTTACTTATACCAATTTTTCAAGTAGGAATTTCTATTTACCCTTGTGGTAACCTTGTGGTGATTTAATAATCCTAAAATATATTTTTATTATATATTTATGTATAATTAACCAAATGTCCTCTGCTATACTCCAAGAAATTCAAGATGGCGTAAAGGGTTTATTTAATATCATTAATTCTATCAAATTCTTCAATTGTTTTAAGCCTAAGGATGAATGCATTCTTTTTTTATTTTACCAATTTTCAATGTATTCATATACTTCGACTCTCATCTGTTTCCTTGGCAGAAGTTTGTTTCGATTAATTAATTCTTTTTTAAAAGAGCTGAAAAAGCTTTCGGAAACTGCATTGTCAATACGATTTTGTTTACGGCTCATACTGCGTATAACATACTTATAAGATTCTAAATCTATTAGTGAAGATTTTATTAGCATATTGAATACCTCTATCAGAATGAAAGATTAAATCTTTAGTGATTTTCCTTTTATTTACTGCATATAATCCTGCGACGGTGAAAATTTCATCATCTTATGAGTTGATCTGGTATTTGTCTTTGCTCTTTCCTTTTTCATCATTCCAATGCCATTCATAATAGGCAGATGCTATTATCAGACAGCGGTTGTGCGTTATATTTTTAAAAGATGCTTTTTCTTCGAGGGATTCAATCCTCGCATTTAGGGTATTTTATCTAAATTCCATATCTTTTGCCTAGTCCCCATGTATAGTCCGTTGTAATTAAATGCTGCGATGAATTAAGGATTACAGGAATATTAGGATGTGAAAATCCATTTATAAAATCAGATTGAAGATAAGTTTCTTCATTATCCACTTCAGAATTAAAACGTCGTTTTACATTTTCAATTGCTGCTGACTGCTGGGTATAGTAACACATAATTTTTATGTCCGTTAAAGTTAAAAAATACCTTATTTTCATAATGCTAAACCTTTTAAAGGCCCCTTTGCTAAAATGTCCTGTCATAAATTTGGCATTAAAATTATTTAAAATGAGCCAGTACCAATTTGACGTAAGGCTTATCGAAAGCCTCGTTAGGAAAAATGCGCAGAGGAAAAATAATCTACGTCAGAAAAACAGCAACAGAATGCTAATTTATATGCTAATTTTTATCTTTATATTTTTCGCTTTATATCAAATTTAGTTCATAATTAAGACTTTACATAAATAAAAAATTAAAATTTCATCCGATGACTCGGGAGGTTGATTTCATGTTCCTGTGGATAAGGTTGCTGATCAGTATTGCTGACATCTTCTTTTATTAGCTGCTGTGTTTTAAACTGGTTATTTGTATCCATGTAACGCGAATCAGGCATAAATGGCATTTTTGCCATTTTATGAAGCATAATAGTTGGGAAATGATAATCAATCTCGACTGTTCCAAGCAGCAGGTAACAGCCGCCTTCCTGCAACGGGTGTACCGCAAAACTGTCAGAAAAAGGTGCAATATCAAAGTAAGCCCCTTCATTGTCTATCCAGATTCCAAAATACATATTGCCTATTTTGATTGGTACCTGTTTGGTTGAAATAAGATAAGCCAGTATACGCACCTGTTTTTTATGGCTATTAACAAGATCCTTTACTTTTATGTCACCACGGTGTTTGGTTTGTAGCAGATCAAATATAGTGCAGGAAATCGGAAAACTAACCAGTTCAATCCCATCAAAAGCATCTTCAAAAACGGATCTTTCCAGTGTCGGTAGTTTATACTCCTTCACTAGTTCCTGCAAAAGCATAAGTCCTCTATTTTCAGGTTTAAAATTGTTAAGCAGCAGGCTTGCGATCACCAGAAGCTGGTTCTTAGTTTTTTCCGTAAAACGGAATGCACCTATAAAAATCAGGATTTTAATGCTTTCAATTCCCTTTGGGATCCGGTTTATGAAATCTTCCAATGATTTGAACTCACTGTTCCTTTCGCGATCTGCTTCAATAAAACTGTGCCATTTTTGAATCAAGGCTCATCAGGTGCATAAAACCCCAATACACGTCATTTCCGTACAAAGTAGCTTCAAACACACTCTCGTTGACGCAGGGATTGTGTATCACTGCGCCAGCCATACGCGCCTCATGCACATATATCTCAAGACTGTAAAAGGCCTCTCTGATTATTAATTAATTCAAGTTGCTAGTTTATAGGTAATAAAAAAACAAAGCAAAGGTTCAGTAAATTTGTTTTGCGAACCAATAAACCTTACCCATGCTTTGTAGAGACAAAATTATATCAATTTTTTGTTTAATAGATGATATTTCAGAGTAGAATCTGCAACTCACCACTACAAGTCGAAAAAAAATTTCATACTAAAACTACTCAACAACAATCCAATTGTGTCCACACTGTAGACAAAATTTATTCAGATATTTTTTTAGAATATATATTAACTTTTAAATCATATTCTTAATACAAACTTTAAATCAAATTGCAACTAAATTATTCTTTCTATTTGAACTTAACATATTTAGGCAATAGAAAAGAAGCTGTCACAAAACTGAACAGCTTCTTTAAATTATTTTTTAATGAATTTTATTCTATTTCAACAGGTTAGAAATCTAAAATCTCATATCACTAACTTTGAAACACCATCATCAATTCATTGATGAAATTACATTAAAAATAAGTTTTTTAAATGATTTCGTTTCCCACATAAGCAAATAAAAAAATTGACTGCCAGTTTTTTCCAATTATAACTATCGTTTAATTGATTCTGAAATACGCTAATCTCTTCTCTAGATTTATTTAGCATCTTTTATTAAAGATTAATAAAATTATTTCTTTCTAACTTACTTAATTTGCAAAACTAAGTTACGGTACTGCATTTTAATGGTTAATTAAAAGTAAAAGAGGCGACCAAAGCTGCCTTTTCTTCTACATAATTAGAAATTTACATCCTCTTCCATTTCATTCTGTTATTATCTTATATAATCAACCAACTTAAAACTGGAGTTACCCATATTTACCACAAAAATTTAAGGCAGTTTTTAAATTTACTTCACCATTCCAAGTTTTGAGGCAGAATCGTGCACATCTTAAAAAATTTAGAATTTGACTTCCGTGGCACATTCGTGGCACAACAGTAAAAAAATATTGAAATTGCAGTATAAAAGCGGGATGCGAGGTAATAGTTCTAATCCCTCCTTAATAATCTTTTTTCTGAGTGCAACATCAAAGACCCTTTTTTTGAACGCTTTTGAAGCCAATCATTAAAAACCTAAAACATGCCTTGGGATGATATTGGTTTAAACTTTACTAAATTGTAGAGCCTATGTATGTCTACCTATATATTTAAGAAAGTGCATTTCTATTAGCTGTTTTTTCTGATTTACATACGAAATTTACAACAAGTTCAACATTGTTTATCCTAAGAATCGCCTTAGGATTAAATAGTTTTTCACTACATCCAATTATTTATAAACCAATAATTTACGATTTTAATTTAATCTAACTAAACAAATATTCATACAAACAAGATAGGAGCCGAACCATTGTAACACCATCAAAATCAATTATTTAAATTACTTTTTTTATATATAAAAACACTCACTACATGAAAGCAAAAGTGGTAATACCAAAAGTGGTTCAAAAAAAAGAGAGAGAGCGGAATTGAAATAAATCTTAAAGAAACTGAACAAATATTAGCTTTCTTACACAAATGGATTGGTTTAGTTTTGCGTCAGCATATTCCACATAATTTTATATAATGTAAACAATTCCATTCATTTTTTTATTATCAGCCTTTTTATGCAAACAATAAAGTAAATAAAAAATTAAGCTCAGTTTTGGTTGGCATTTTCATAATAATTCATGCCCATTTAAATTACAGCAAAAAAGCCAATTGATATTGGCATTATTTTTAGAGCTATTCCATTAGACATTTTATTCCATTATTACAGTGAATAAAATGTATGTGGTTCATAGGGTTTTGGAATATCTATATCTTTCAATAACTGTTTTATATTAATTTCAATAGTAGTGGTAATGGTTGTCATCGCAGTATCTGTTGGCTCGTTTTCAAATGGGTCCTGCAAAAGTGTAGCTGTTTTTTCCAACACAAAAAATCCAGAAGCGATTATTAATAGAAGCGGGGTTTCAAATATAGGGTTAACATCCCCCAATGAAATTGAAAGAGTAATAACAAATATGTAAATCATTAAATGCAGAAATACACGATAGGTTACAGGAAACATAGTGTTCTTTATCCTTTCCGCCATTCCCATTGAACTTGAAAAATTCAGCAATGTTTTATTAAGCTGAATTTGGCTAAAAATATCCATTTCCCCTCTATTCTTAAGTTCTGCTATTTGCAATACATTTATTTGTAATAGCCCTAAAGGCTTATTGTTATGTGCACTAATTCTTTTTATTTCCTCATTTGAAATGAATTTCTCTAAGTTTTCTAATGGATCTAGCCCTCTTAAGGATTGCCCCAAACTGTAACACCATGCAATGTGCCTCAAGGCTATTTGTCTTACGTCATCTTCATTACCCTTAACAATGTAGGATTGTAATAGAAGTGTCAAGTTTCTGCTTTCATTTACGATGTTTCCCCATATTTTTCGTGCTTCCCACCATCTGTCATAAGACTGGCTAAGTTTGAATGATAAAAGAATTGATATTGCAGTTCCTAAAAATGCCGGAATGGAAATTGGCATTTTTGGAATATCTGAGTGAAACTTATAGGTCAAAAAGGAAATCAGCAATGCGATTACTGCTGAATAAATGAATTCAATTCTTATCTCTTTAAGAATATAAAAAATACTAAGTCTTCTAGTTAATAACATTTCTTCTATTTAATATATTTGAATTAATTTTAACATACATGAATCGCAAAATAAATCAAAAGACAGCAGCAAATTCGAATTTTAACAACTTTAAAAGTACCTTGATGGGCATTCAAAGATCAAGCCAAAGCAAAGAACATCCGCTTTAGTATACCCATGTATAGGATCACTATCTTTTGAAAAATCTTCTTCTTTTGTTTATCTACTCGGGTTCTAATAATTTTTTAAATAATTGTATGAAATTATTCTTGTTTTTTATGCCCATAATCAATGTCACTAAAAACAGTGCATTTCTTGGATAAAGATGTGCGCTTTTTCCGCTTTAAATAACTTTCATAAAAAAAATACCCCTTACTTTATTACTCGACAATCAGTTTCATACGGTTCTTCTAGAAATCCATACAAAATTATCTTTTGCCAGTCTACGCATTTTATTGGGATTAGTTTGTCGATATAATTATCTGAATAAAGTAAAAGAATGTATCATCTAATTTTTTTAGTAAATCTTATTTCCTTTTTATTCCATCTCTCATTTATCTCCCTTATTACCGGAGGGGCTAATATTTTATTGAAACAAATATTCATTTTTTCGCCGTTTAAATTAAGCTCAAACTTTAATTGCTGAATTTCATCTTCTGTAAGCTCTGTTATAGTCGGCCTTAGTTTTCCATAATCATTTTCGAATATACAATCCTCAATAGTTGACTTTTCATCATTTAAAACAGTATAAATTTTTCCTTTTTCAAAAAAG
This genomic window from Flavobacterium sp. 9 contains:
- a CDS encoding IS3 family transposase produces the protein MLIKSSLIDLESYKYVIRSMSRKQNRIDNAVSESFFSSFKKELINRNKLLPRKQMRVEVYEYIENW
- a CDS encoding bestrophin family protein yields the protein MLLTRRLSIFYILKEIRIEFIYSAVIALLISFLTYKFHSDIPKMPISIPAFLGTAISILLSFKLSQSYDRWWEARKIWGNIVNESRNLTLLLQSYIVKGNEDDVRQIALRHIAWCYSLGQSLRGLDPLENLEKFISNEEIKRISAHNNKPLGLLQINVLQIAELKNRGEMDIFSQIQLNKTLLNFSSSMGMAERIKNTMFPVTYRVFLHLMIYIFVITLSISLGDVNPIFETPLLLIIASGFFVLEKTATLLQDPFENEPTDTAMTTITTTIEINIKQLLKDIDIPKPYEPHTFYSL
- a CDS encoding SOS response-associated peptidase family protein is translated as MESLEEKASFKNITHNRCLIIASAYYEWHWNDEKGKSKDKYQINS
- a CDS encoding VIT domain-containing protein, with amino-acid sequence MNKVFTICALMVFSVVFSQIPTLDVENQKKHPVIMQEAKIETKILGNLATTTAIYTFYNPGDRILEGKLTIPLPEGVSISGYALDINGKLRDAVPVPKERAKEVFESIEKRNIDPGIIEKVDGNNFRTRIYPIPARGSRTIKITYHQELKNLASDYQYLLTFANGTASIPKFNLKVLINESLIIPKITENPDGSFAFQKQGNQWIAEISKENFTPNENLKITIPKVNQSSNILLQKSAGDKFYFAASVSMDFPVKEKPKTNRIAIIWDNSFSGSKRNRQKELDFLNAYFSSNTDISVSFILLNNVLEKTEEFTVSGGNWSALKNRIVDLKYDGGTDFGALKEIPEVEEYLLFSDGISNFGDLTLKFKKPLNSIVSTPTSDFNLLKLLAFQSGGNFINLNELDTESAIKTYNKLPVKFLGFKESADIQELFPNVGTAINEPINIFGISAPNLGKLTAVFSVGNKNYEVPVDFNTAVEVDNWPIAQFWAQRKINDLELNSTQNRDEIRNLSEQFGVVSKNTSLIVLDDINDYVRYGITPPQELLSQYNKIVSRNKKEILEKRKNLLSKSFDITRELVTWYNTEFKPSEKKQYPKISNQSLAESANKDQLQENAVYNISSADNAVLGGVTKPQGKITLVEVESNEEYMKDFQNLQSSELIYQKYLENRSKYEKQVTYYFDVSKLLFKKGDKVLSLKVLSTLAELDLENEELYKTIYYLLKQRGNYEKELWITQKILEWRPFDSQSHRDYALALIDNKKPQEALNVYKSMLYQEYTDEISVRDNGIEEILIMEINNILSQNKNVDASKIDDRLKANLPVDIRVVINWNKDNTDIDLWVTDPRGEDCSYSHKSTEIGGRLSNDFTQGFGPEQFLLKKAIKGKYKIKTNFFGERQNILSGPTTVMAEVYLYYSDGRQERKIAVFQSQKENKRENDSKILIGEFEF
- a CDS encoding serine protease; this translates as MKIRKIGINNYLHDINNTKRKPYKIIFFTVIILSTVTFFGFKYFKTPPAAICLDSDTKVYNAYKDAVVLIRHSYGYFAKIKGKEIQLTTQDAKEETVFGTGFFVDRDGKILTNSHVLQPWNSSDEEKEKTNTALRNLKLKIASILTTDISEDEYQSFIERNWQVASYYDESEGEGDYEDEGEETSEEPAGEEFVSSNDTEADTTKATIDIAVAIPVKKYVSKEDIEVYVKTIYIAVALHDSDDQWLSCEIEKISEDTNVDLGILRLTDHATPGSVANIINLDNAVENDASLTPGQKAIMVGYPLGMDLAKTNSGIKVQLYDGKISKESDGNKIQYSITSTHGASGAPVFNECGQLIAVNFSGVDEVQGFNFGIVAKHIRTF